The Allocatelliglobosispora scoriae genome contains a region encoding:
- a CDS encoding sigma-70 family RNA polymerase sigma factor → MLIARVREGDSEAFGELYTRHVTSARRLAHVLSGNTSDAEDLVAEAFTKVLAGLRGGGGPEQAFRAYLLTTVRHVRYDRARREKRVETTDDIESFEQAVEGEIDPTIDALERSYAARAFSKLPERWRAVLWHTEVEGESPAQVAPLLGLTANAVAALAYRARERLRQGYLAEHITLTGSPRCHWTGEHLPGYVRAGLAGRERSKVEDHLSECAECRRLHRELTEANVGLRGVLAPILLGAAAPGYLAGASAKVGIAAWFTGLTATVVGTAKTAWWWLSTLPTRLAQRYGGGNVAAAAGILLAAFLGISIFTGIAMMQPSGPRYSAQLPLPAPAQTPPVVPPPIEPQPSQPVMKPVLPPTRLTPTKSTRPTPAPTRTDPARPGPTKGPVPAAPVALRPDISAGDLVAGSPGTLPITVGGRGESTTESTTLEELVLKPAAPLKPTAALEPAAAAEPAAVSKQAAAPWTLRVSFPQGVVLAGKQAGDGWVCAAAPSGATCTRKRTTSGSTARLPIRVAAEVTGYQKIVANVDDVVREFRVPIAPAGMRVAYAGTGRLAVALAGNTLVSCADRPACLRTDNNLLPMSPLLPTVGEPDAPAGLAKVAAPAGPKAVSGAQLDLPKGAKVRWAGLTLVTGGRTAPDLVVLHGPSGEWQPQRLKVTKGSGPRASMNGFADVTALLRRGEGGNWWVAAAAKQLPKGAAAYAGWTLAVAYELPGAPVVEVAVHLGQVALQGKTPLSVRVPADHQTSVGYAIFDGDRNLLGDTLSLGSRVVGEPGNLANGTSTSANALLCAAITGTCPWRTPGLDIDSHAGVVDSTGVISLKAGDDPFVLGLLAVSTRIGTVEAPSGRIG, encoded by the coding sequence ATGCTCATCGCACGCGTACGTGAAGGAGATTCGGAAGCCTTCGGCGAGCTCTACACGCGGCATGTGACCTCGGCCCGGCGCCTCGCCCACGTGCTCTCCGGCAACACCTCGGACGCGGAGGACCTCGTCGCCGAGGCCTTCACCAAGGTGCTCGCCGGGCTGCGCGGCGGCGGCGGACCGGAGCAGGCTTTCCGGGCCTACCTGCTGACGACGGTGCGGCACGTCCGCTACGACCGCGCCCGGCGGGAGAAACGAGTCGAGACGACCGACGACATCGAGTCGTTCGAGCAGGCGGTGGAGGGTGAGATCGACCCGACGATCGACGCACTCGAGCGCTCCTACGCCGCACGGGCCTTCTCCAAACTGCCGGAGCGCTGGCGCGCGGTGCTCTGGCACACCGAGGTCGAGGGTGAGAGCCCGGCTCAGGTCGCGCCGCTGCTCGGGCTGACCGCCAACGCCGTCGCCGCCCTCGCCTACCGGGCCCGGGAGCGGCTGCGGCAGGGGTACCTCGCCGAGCACATCACGCTCACCGGTTCCCCGCGCTGCCACTGGACCGGCGAGCACCTGCCCGGCTATGTCCGGGCGGGCCTGGCCGGTCGGGAGCGCTCCAAAGTAGAGGACCACCTCTCCGAGTGCGCCGAGTGCCGCCGCCTGCACCGCGAGCTGACCGAGGCGAACGTGGGCTTACGGGGAGTGCTCGCCCCTATCCTGTTGGGCGCCGCCGCGCCCGGCTATCTCGCCGGCGCATCAGCCAAGGTCGGCATCGCCGCGTGGTTCACGGGTCTCACCGCGACCGTCGTCGGCACGGCCAAGACAGCCTGGTGGTGGCTGAGCACCCTGCCGACCCGGCTGGCGCAGCGTTACGGAGGCGGCAACGTCGCGGCGGCGGCGGGCATCCTCCTCGCGGCGTTCCTCGGCATCTCCATCTTCACCGGTATCGCGATGATGCAGCCCAGCGGGCCGCGCTACTCGGCGCAACTCCCGCTGCCCGCACCCGCGCAGACGCCGCCGGTGGTGCCACCGCCGATCGAGCCGCAGCCCAGCCAGCCGGTGATGAAGCCGGTGCTGCCGCCGACCAGGCTCACGCCGACGAAATCCACCCGGCCCACACCGGCTCCGACCAGGACCGATCCGGCCAGGCCCGGTCCGACCAAGGGTCCGGTGCCCGCTGCACCGGTGGCGCTGCGGCCGGACATCTCCGCCGGGGACCTCGTCGCCGGGTCGCCGGGCACCCTGCCGATCACGGTCGGCGGACGCGGCGAATCAACCACCGAATCAACAACTCTTGAAGAGTTGGTCCTAAAGCCGGCGGCGCCCCTGAAGCCGACGGCTGCCCTGGAGCCGGCAGCGGCTGCAGAGCCGGCCGCGGTTTCGAAGCAGGCCGCTGCGCCGTGGACGTTGCGGGTGAGCTTTCCGCAGGGCGTGGTGCTCGCGGGGAAGCAGGCCGGTGACGGATGGGTCTGCGCTGCTGCGCCCTCGGGGGCGACCTGCACGCGGAAGCGGACCACCTCCGGGAGCACGGCGCGGCTGCCGATCCGGGTCGCCGCCGAGGTCACGGGTTACCAGAAGATCGTTGCGAACGTCGACGACGTGGTCCGGGAGTTCCGGGTGCCGATCGCACCGGCCGGGATGCGGGTCGCCTATGCGGGCACCGGTCGGCTCGCCGTCGCGCTCGCGGGAAACACCCTCGTGAGCTGCGCTGATCGGCCGGCGTGTCTGCGTACCGACAATAATCTGCTGCCGATGAGCCCGCTGCTGCCGACGGTCGGTGAGCCCGACGCGCCTGCGGGGTTGGCGAAGGTCGCGGCCCCGGCGGGGCCGAAGGCCGTGAGCGGCGCGCAGCTCGACCTGCCCAAAGGCGCCAAGGTGCGCTGGGCCGGTCTCACCCTGGTGACCGGCGGCCGGACCGCGCCCGACCTGGTCGTGCTGCACGGACCGAGCGGCGAGTGGCAGCCCCAGCGGCTCAAGGTCACCAAGGGCAGCGGGCCTCGGGCATCGATGAACGGGTTCGCCGACGTGACCGCGCTGCTGCGGCGGGGCGAGGGCGGCAACTGGTGGGTCGCCGCAGCGGCGAAGCAGCTCCCCAAGGGCGCGGCCGCATACGCGGGCTGGACGCTGGCGGTCGCCTACGAGCTGCCCGGCGCCCCGGTGGTCGAGGTCGCCGTGCACCTCGGGCAGGTCGCGCTCCAGGGCAAGACCCCGCTGTCGGTACGCGTTCCCGCCGACCACCAGACCTCGGTCGGGTATGCCATCTTCGACGGCGACCGGAACCTCCTCGGCGACACCCTGTCCCTGGGCAGCCGGGTCGTCGGAGAACCCGGCAACCTCGCCAACGGCACCTCGACCAGCGCCAACGCCCTCCTCTGCGCCGCGATCACCGGCACCTGCCCGTGGCGTACCCCGGGGTTGGACATCGACAGCCATGCGGGCGTCGTCGACTCGACGGGTGTGATCTCCCTCAAGGCCGGCGATGATCCATTCGTATTGGGCCTGCTAGCGGTATCTACCCGGATCGGGACGGTAGAAGCGCCTTCCGGCCGGATTGGGTAG